The following proteins are co-located in the Trichormus variabilis 0441 genome:
- a CDS encoding methylmalonic aciduria and homocystinuria type D protein: MVNYPRAYTAEQSRPINLVGKQGQAVQISIHYPSQYICANRERILPDWQEQTLFWVVIVLQQSKYPLVKSTAEIEREKEHLREKFMRFGCDLAFDLRDRGYLADLIDPRTGYPLLSRPGVIPHNDTAVVKALLNYPVLKNKCCVIVHPHWGTAVYPSIFLSAAPPTILEWAIKRISSMHGWQEIEEDDQGNEFKGVRV, translated from the coding sequence GTGGTGAACTATCCCAGAGCTTATACTGCGGAGCAAAGCCGTCCCATTAATTTGGTTGGCAAACAGGGACAAGCAGTTCAAATTTCTATTCATTACCCCAGTCAGTATATCTGTGCCAACCGCGAACGGATATTACCAGATTGGCAAGAGCAAACTCTATTTTGGGTTGTGATTGTCTTACAGCAATCAAAATATCCATTGGTGAAAAGCACAGCAGAAATTGAGAGAGAAAAAGAACATCTGCGAGAAAAGTTTATGAGATTTGGCTGCGATTTAGCTTTTGATTTGCGCGATCGCGGTTATCTAGCAGACCTCATAGATCCTCGTACCGGTTACCCTTTGCTTTCCCGCCCAGGGGTGATTCCCCATAATGATACAGCAGTTGTCAAAGCTTTACTTAATTACCCAGTCTTAAAAAACAAGTGTTGTGTAATCGTCCATCCTCATTGGGGTACTGCTGTTTATCCCAGTATTTTCCTTTCCGCAGCACCACCAACGATTTTGGAATGGGCGATCAAGCGCATATCATCCATGCACGGATGGCAAGAAATTGAGGAAGATGATCAGGGAAACGAGTTTAAGGGCGTAAGGGTGTGA